A single Candidatus Aegiribacteria sp. DNA region contains:
- a CDS encoding patatin-like phospholipase family protein, whose product MSNYLTNRIRSLLGRKTPDGKKKSIRLGLALGGGGARGLAHIPILELLDEMKIKPCCIAGTSIGAVMGALYASGLSGSEIRRLVQDTIIRKNDSPVEILKDIRRLVKLLDIDFIGPGVFKGDSIMKYLYDAIKIDNFDKLEIPLKVVTTDFWASSQVIISSGDLLQGVKASMGLPGLFTPVKYEDKILIDGGGVNPVPWDVLDECDLIVAVDVLGYAESVSDSPPNAVKAILDMFDIMQKSIVKARMKSGGPDVYIKPELKNIGILEFNRADEIYACAEASCSELEEKLMKFYPEIPPSS is encoded by the coding sequence ATGAGTAATTACCTGACGAATAGAATCCGAAGTCTTCTCGGTAGGAAAACGCCGGACGGTAAAAAGAAGAGTATCAGGCTGGGCCTTGCCCTGGGCGGCGGTGGAGCGAGAGGGCTTGCGCACATTCCAATTCTTGAGCTTCTTGATGAAATGAAAATCAAGCCATGCTGCATCGCGGGTACGAGCATAGGTGCTGTGATGGGGGCTCTGTATGCATCAGGTCTGAGCGGCTCGGAAATTCGCAGACTGGTACAGGATACAATCATCAGGAAGAACGATTCCCCGGTAGAAATACTCAAGGATATCAGGAGGCTTGTAAAACTCCTGGATATCGACTTCATAGGACCGGGGGTTTTCAAAGGCGATTCGATTATGAAATATCTTTACGATGCAATTAAGATAGACAATTTCGATAAACTTGAGATCCCGCTGAAGGTCGTGACCACAGATTTCTGGGCATCAAGCCAGGTGATCATCTCCTCCGGGGACCTTCTGCAGGGGGTCAAAGCAAGTATGGGACTACCAGGGCTTTTTACTCCTGTTAAATATGAAGATAAAATCTTAATTGACGGTGGAGGTGTGAATCCGGTTCCCTGGGATGTTCTGGATGAATGCGATTTAATTGTTGCTGTGGATGTTCTTGGATATGCAGAATCCGTATCTGACAGCCCGCCAAACGCAGTCAAGGCAATTCTGGACATGTTCGATATAATGCAGAAATCAATTGTAAAGGCCAGAATGAAATCAGGCGGGCCTGACGTTTACATAAAACCTGAACTCAAGAATATTGGGATTCTTGAGTTTAACAGAGCCGATGAAATATACGCATGCGCTGAAGCTTCCTGCAGTGAACTTGAAGAGAAGCTGATGAAATTCTATCCGGAAATACCGCCATCTTCATAA
- a CDS encoding flavodoxin domain-containing protein, with product MRNLIIYATKYGSVANAAELLAGELQDSTDLVRLGHDDLPALDEYDSVLVGGSIYVGNIQKEVKEFCRDFEAELLEKKLGLFICAAEKNEEKQLNIINKNFSSELIDHSTAAGWFGQEVHFEKASFMDRIAIRFIMGAKKSFSDLKKENIAEFAAKINA from the coding sequence ATGAGGAATCTGATAATCTACGCGACGAAGTATGGCAGTGTTGCGAACGCAGCAGAACTTCTTGCCGGAGAACTTCAGGATTCGACGGATCTTGTCAGACTTGGTCATGATGATCTGCCGGCTCTTGATGAATACGATTCTGTATTGGTTGGCGGTTCCATTTACGTAGGAAACATACAGAAAGAGGTTAAGGAATTCTGCCGGGATTTCGAAGCGGAGTTGCTTGAAAAGAAACTTGGTCTGTTCATCTGCGCGGCTGAAAAGAACGAAGAAAAGCAATTGAATATCATCAATAAGAATTTTTCGTCAGAGCTGATCGATCACTCAACCGCGGCCGGGTGGTTCGGACAGGAGGTTCATTTTGAGAAAGCTAGTTTCATGGATAGAATCGCCATACGGTTCATCATGGGCGCTAAGAAAAGCTTTTCTGATCTGAAGAAGGAGAACATCGCTGAGTTTGCCGCAAAGATTAACGCCTGA